The Garra rufa chromosome 18, GarRuf1.0, whole genome shotgun sequence genome window below encodes:
- the tnni1a gene encoding troponin I, slow skeletal muscle, whose product MLKSLMVAKAKDELDQEMLDKEEEKQRYLLDKVPPLQMQGMSFTELQKLCQELHAKIDVVDEERYDIEAKVLLNKREVKDLNIKVLDLRGKFKRPPLRRVRVSADAILRSLLGSKHKVSMDLRANLKSVKKEDTEKKRPVEDSDWRKNVEAMSGMEGRKKMFDAAKGPTQ is encoded by the exons AGTTTGATGGTGGCCAAAGCCAAAGACGAACTAGATCAGGAAATGTTGGATAAAGAGGAAGAGAAGCAGAGGTATCTGTTGGATAAAGTTCCTCCTTTGCAGATGCAGGGCATGTCGTTCACTGAGCTTCAG AAACTCTGTCAAGAGCTCCATGCTAAGATTGATGTTGTGGATGAGGAGCGCTATGATATTGAAGCCAAAGTCTTACTGAATAAGCGTGAG GTCAAAGACCTGAACATTAAGGTTCTGGACCTGAGGGGAAAGTTCAAGCGGCCTCCCCTGAGAAGAGTGAGGGTTTCTGCAGACGCCATCCTCCGATCCCTCCTAGGCTCAAAGCACAAAGTCTCAATGGACCTACGAGCCAACCTCAAATCTGTGAAGAAAGAGGATACTGAGAAG AAGAGGCCAGTTGAGGACAGTGACTGGAGGAAGAATGTAGAGGCCATGTCTGGTATGGAAGGAAGAAAGAAGATGTTTGATGCGGCAAAAGGCCCCACCCAGTGA